The Streptococcus pluranimalium genome contains a region encoding:
- the cls gene encoding cardiolipin synthase — translation MITLLDRGKRGFFRGIFSRTTVIAILLILQILFFVASYHWFQTYKIQFEIFEITLAILTVLYLINSDMDSTAVITWLLILVPFPLIGSLFLLYTKQDFGFKAMRAGIQRTIDATQPYLIQDAEAILELKNRHSNNYNLVSYLENSSGHFPVYRQTDVTYFSSGEEKFKVLKEELRKAKKYIFLEYFIIGEGLMWGEILAILEEKAAEGVEVRVMYDGMIEFSTLSFDYTKRLEKLGIKAKAFAPLSPFISTYYNYRDHRKILVIDGKVAFTGGINLADEYINQIQRFGHWKDTAIMLKGRAVDTFTILFLQMWHANQEEVEVEPYLALHEHRPNNGFIIPYGDSPLDDDKIGENVYIDILNQARDYVHIMTPYLILDGELAHALKFAAQRGVDVKIIMPGIADKKLANALAKTYYATLIKAGVKIYEYTPGFIHAKVFVSDRQKAVVGTINLDYRSLYHHFECATYLYQVSCIPQIENDFQATLLQSHLVSLEEVNNRPFINKAIGTLAKTIAPLM, via the coding sequence GTGATCACTTTACTAGATCGTGGAAAACGAGGCTTTTTTAGAGGAATCTTTAGTCGAACAACAGTTATTGCTATTTTGTTGATTTTACAGATTCTTTTTTTTGTCGCTTCTTATCACTGGTTTCAAACCTATAAAATTCAGTTTGAAATTTTTGAAATTACCCTAGCCATCTTGACTGTCTTATATCTTATTAATAGTGATATGGATTCGACAGCTGTTATCACTTGGTTATTAATTTTGGTACCTTTCCCATTAATAGGTAGTTTATTTCTACTTTATACCAAACAAGATTTTGGATTTAAGGCAATGCGAGCTGGTATTCAACGAACAATTGATGCGACACAACCTTACCTGATCCAAGATGCAGAAGCTATTTTGGAATTGAAAAATCGTCATTCAAACAATTATAATTTAGTTTCTTATCTGGAAAATTCAAGTGGACATTTCCCTGTTTATCGCCAAACTGATGTGACTTATTTTAGTTCGGGAGAAGAAAAATTCAAGGTTCTCAAAGAAGAACTTCGTAAGGCTAAAAAGTACATTTTCCTAGAATACTTCATCATCGGTGAAGGACTCATGTGGGGAGAGATTCTAGCTATTTTGGAAGAAAAAGCAGCCGAAGGGGTTGAAGTTCGAGTGATGTATGATGGTATGATTGAATTTTCAACACTTAGCTTTGATTACACCAAACGTTTAGAAAAACTAGGTATCAAAGCCAAAGCTTTTGCGCCATTATCACCATTTATTTCGACCTATTATAACTATCGAGATCATCGTAAAATTTTAGTTATTGATGGCAAAGTTGCTTTTACAGGTGGCATTAATCTAGCTGATGAATACATTAACCAAATCCAACGTTTCGGTCATTGGAAAGATACAGCAATCATGTTAAAAGGGCGTGCTGTAGACACCTTCACCATTTTGTTTCTACAAATGTGGCATGCTAATCAAGAAGAAGTAGAAGTAGAGCCATATCTAGCTCTACACGAACACCGTCCTAATAATGGATTTATCATTCCTTATGGAGATTCACCTCTAGATGATGATAAAATCGGTGAAAATGTTTATATTGATATTTTAAATCAAGCCAGAGACTACGTTCACATCATGACTCCCTATCTGATTCTTGATGGTGAGTTAGCTCATGCTTTAAAATTTGCAGCGCAACGTGGTGTTGATGTCAAAATTATTATGCCAGGGATTGCAGATAAGAAACTTGCTAACGCTCTTGCTAAGACCTACTATGCTACCTTGATTAAAGCAGGTGTGAAGATTTATGAATATACGCCTGGTTTTATCCATGCCAAAGTCTTTGTCAGTGATCGTCAAAAAGCAGTTGTAGGAACGATTAACTTGGATTATCGTAGCTTATACCATCATTTTGAGTGTGCAACCTACTTGTACCAAGTGTCATGTATTCCTCAAATTGAAAATGACTTTCAAGCCACACTTCTTCAAAGCCACTTGGTTAGTTTAGAGGAAGTGAATAATCGTCCATTCATCAATAAAGCAATTGGCACTCTCGCTAAAACAATAGCCCCATTGATGTAA
- the coaC gene encoding phosphopantothenoylcysteine decarboxylase — MTKTILLAVSGSISAYKAADLTSQLEKLGYKIHVLMTEAARDFITPLTLQVLSKNPVHLDVMEEKIANRINHIDLGKEADLFILAPASANTIAQLANGMANNMVTATALALPTSTPKLFAPAMNTKMYDHPATQANMERLKSYGYREIEPKSAVLACGDIGRGALADLDIIIKNIEETLCEN, encoded by the coding sequence ATGACTAAGACCATTTTATTAGCGGTTTCAGGATCTATATCAGCCTATAAGGCTGCGGATCTGACTAGTCAATTGGAGAAATTAGGCTATAAGATCCATGTACTTATGACTGAGGCTGCAAGAGACTTTATCACTCCGCTAACTCTTCAAGTCCTCTCAAAAAATCCCGTTCATCTAGATGTTATGGAAGAAAAAATAGCTAATCGTATTAACCATATTGACTTGGGTAAAGAGGCTGATTTATTTATCCTTGCTCCTGCTTCTGCTAATACGATTGCCCAACTTGCAAATGGGATGGCAAATAACATGGTAACAGCTACTGCTTTGGCATTACCAACTTCTACACCAAAACTATTTGCCCCTGCTATGAATACAAAAATGTATGATCATCCAGCTACTCAAGCTAATATGGAGAGATTAAAATCATATGGTTATCGTGAAATTGAGCCCAAATCAGCTGTCCTAGCTTGCGGAGATATCGGTCGTGGAGCGCTAGCTGATCTTGATATTATCATAAAAAACATTGAGGAGACACTTTGTGAAAACTAA
- the cls gene encoding cardiolipin synthase encodes MAQRRSSNRIPITRLLPKNHSSLNRVIFSRGAIILLAILLEVLFIGLGFLWFKRLPLRVVYLEHLIGTLVVIYLFNSKMDAVSKNTWLMLMMLFPIFGSFFFLYTKTDFGVRDLKRKVTQYTNEAGKHLNQDAELLATIKENHPHTYQLVTYLNKSPGHFPIYADSRLTYYAWGDDFFPAFKEALLKAKSYIFLEYFIIDEGVMWGEILTILEQKVKEGVDVRVLYDGMVELSTLSYDYTDRMKNLGIDARAFAPIRPFLSTYYNYRDHRKITVIDGQVAFTGGVNLADEYINQIDRFGRWKDNAIKIEGQAVQTFKALFLTMWSTTNDEDEFGNFMLDYPLSVEASGYVAPYGNSPMNYHHIAENVYIDILNNAKDYVHIMTPYLVIDSEMIHALTFAAERGVEVSIIMPGIPDKPYAFILAETYFKELIDAGVSIYRYSPGFVHSKVFVSDGIKATVGTVNLDYRSLYHHFECGVYMYGSEAVDDVEEDFQETLKKCQRVTYLSLKSRPPLRKISGYLLKTIAPLL; translated from the coding sequence ATGGCTCAACGTCGTTCTAGTAATAGAATACCCATTACCCGCTTATTACCCAAAAATCATTCAAGCCTGAATCGCGTCATATTCAGTCGGGGAGCTATCATTCTTTTAGCTATCCTCTTAGAAGTCCTGTTCATCGGTCTTGGTTTTCTGTGGTTCAAACGTTTACCCTTAAGAGTTGTCTATTTAGAGCATCTTATCGGTACTTTAGTTGTTATTTATCTTTTTAATAGCAAGATGGATGCTGTTTCTAAAAATACTTGGCTCATGTTAATGATGCTCTTTCCTATTTTTGGCTCTTTCTTTTTTCTCTATACTAAAACGGACTTTGGTGTTAGAGATTTAAAGCGTAAAGTGACCCAATATACCAATGAAGCAGGAAAGCACCTCAATCAAGATGCTGAATTGTTAGCGACTATCAAAGAAAACCACCCCCATACTTATCAATTAGTGACCTATCTCAATAAAAGTCCTGGTCATTTTCCAATCTACGCGGATAGCCGATTGACTTATTATGCTTGGGGTGATGACTTTTTCCCAGCTTTCAAGGAGGCTTTACTAAAAGCTAAATCCTATATTTTTCTAGAATATTTCATTATTGATGAAGGAGTCATGTGGGGTGAAATCTTAACTATTTTAGAACAAAAAGTTAAAGAAGGCGTGGACGTCCGAGTGCTTTATGATGGGATGGTGGAGTTGAGTACCCTTAGTTATGATTACACAGATCGGATGAAGAATTTAGGCATTGATGCCCGTGCTTTTGCTCCTATAAGACCATTTTTATCAACCTATTATAACTATCGTGATCACCGGAAAATCACTGTTATTGACGGACAAGTCGCCTTTACTGGTGGTGTTAACTTAGCGGATGAATACATCAATCAGATCGACCGTTTTGGTCGTTGGAAGGATAATGCTATCAAAATCGAAGGACAGGCCGTTCAAACCTTCAAAGCGCTCTTTTTAACCATGTGGTCAACAACGAATGATGAAGACGAATTTGGCAACTTCATGTTGGACTATCCTCTAAGTGTTGAGGCATCTGGCTATGTTGCACCATACGGCAATTCTCCGATGAACTACCATCATATTGCTGAAAATGTCTATATCGATATCCTAAACAATGCCAAAGACTACGTTCATATCATGACACCTTATCTTGTGATTGATAGTGAAATGATACACGCCCTCACCTTTGCGGCAGAAAGAGGAGTAGAAGTGTCCATCATTATGCCCGGAATTCCCGATAAACCCTATGCCTTTATCTTGGCTGAGACCTATTTTAAAGAATTGATTGATGCTGGCGTCTCTATTTATCGTTATTCACCGGGTTTTGTCCATTCTAAAGTCTTTGTCAGCGATGGGATTAAAGCAACCGTAGGAACAGTTAATCTTGACTATAGAAGCCTATACCATCATTTTGAGTGCGGTGTTTACATGTACGGTTCAGAAGCAGTAGACGATGTCGAAGAAGATTTCCAAGAAACCTTAAAAAAATGTCAGCGCGTAACCTACCTCAGTTTAAAATCAAGACCCCCACTACGCAAAATCAGCGGTTATTTACTAAAAACAATTGCACCCCTCTTGTAA
- a CDS encoding glycine cleavage system protein H: MAKVANSLLITKEDNLYRISMTPELQDVLGNIAYIDFTEEDNIDVDDSLLNLESSKAVMELTSPLAGTIVSRNDEASANPDLLNQTDASKNWIVLLDNVDQAAFDALDNAKN; the protein is encoded by the coding sequence ATGGCAAAAGTAGCAAATTCATTACTCATTACAAAAGAAGACAATCTCTATAGAATTAGCATGACACCAGAATTACAAGATGTTCTGGGAAATATCGCCTACATTGACTTCACAGAAGAAGATAACATTGATGTTGACGACAGCCTTTTAAACCTTGAAAGTTCAAAAGCTGTTATGGAATTAACCAGCCCACTTGCAGGTACTATCGTTTCTCGTAACGATGAAGCTAGTGCTAATCCTGATTTATTAAATCAAACAGATGCTTCTAAAAATTGGATTGTCCTTTTAGATAATGTTGATCAGGCGGCTTTCGATGCTTTAGATAATGCAAAAAACTAA
- the dapA gene encoding 4-hydroxy-tetrahydrodipicolinate synthase gives MSIEQLRNAKVITAMVTPFKPDGSINYGALPKLVEHLLEHHTDGILLAGTTAESPTLTHEEELELFAAVQKIVKGRVPLIAGIGTNDTRDSVEFAKEVAEFGGFAAGLAIVPYYNKPTQEGLYHHFTAIADASDLPIIIYNIPGRVVVTLEPETMLRLAQHPNIIGVKECTSLENIAYLVEQSPEDFLIYTGEDGEAFHALALGADGVISVASHTNGDEMHEMLEAIDQNDIKKAAQIQRRFIPKVNALFSVASPAPVKAVLNHQGFEVGPLRLPLVSCSDEEAKEIIRVVLSEGPSQPVKGVLRPTNY, from the coding sequence ATGTCTATTGAACAACTACGAAACGCTAAAGTAATTACTGCGATGGTCACACCATTCAAGCCTGATGGTTCTATTAACTATGGGGCACTCCCTAAGTTAGTTGAGCACTTATTAGAGCATCATACAGATGGTATCTTATTGGCTGGTACAACCGCTGAAAGCCCTACGCTAACCCATGAAGAGGAGTTGGAGTTGTTCGCAGCTGTGCAAAAAATTGTTAAAGGACGTGTACCATTGATTGCAGGTATCGGAACTAATGATACCCGAGATTCTGTTGAATTCGCAAAAGAAGTTGCTGAATTCGGTGGATTTGCAGCTGGATTAGCTATCGTTCCTTATTATAATAAACCAACACAAGAAGGTCTTTACCATCATTTTACAGCTATTGCAGATGCTAGTGATTTGCCAATCATCATCTACAATATTCCAGGCCGTGTTGTCGTAACACTTGAACCTGAGACCATGCTTCGTCTTGCTCAACACCCTAATATCATTGGCGTTAAAGAGTGTACAAGCTTAGAAAACATTGCCTATTTGGTTGAGCAATCTCCAGAAGATTTCTTGATTTACACAGGGGAGGATGGAGAAGCCTTCCATGCCTTAGCATTAGGAGCTGATGGTGTTATTTCAGTTGCATCTCATACAAATGGTGATGAAATGCACGAGATGTTGGAAGCTATTGACCAAAATGATATCAAAAAAGCAGCACAAATCCAACGTCGCTTTATTCCCAAAGTAAATGCTCTCTTTTCTGTGGCTAGTCCAGCACCAGTTAAAGCTGTTCTCAACCATCAAGGTTTTGAAGTGGGACCTTTGCGCCTACCTTTAGTTTCTTGCTCTGATGAAGAAGCCAAAGAGATTATCAGAGTTGTTCTTAGCGAAGGACCTTCTCAACCTGTCAAAGGTGTTTTAAGACCAACAAATTATTAA
- a CDS encoding phosphopantothenate--cysteine ligase produces MKILITSGGTTEAIDSVRGITNHSTGRLGKIIAETFLNQGHEVTLVTTKHAVKPESHSQLSLRIISSVANLHSALEELVPQHDVLIHAMAVSDYTPVYMTDLDELKNTSDIAQLLEKTNTESKISSASDYQVLFLKKTPKLISQVKVWHPKIKLVGFKLLVDVSKEELVSVARESLRKNKADFILANDLSQITTDRHQAWLVGQDSIQEAQTKDSIAKLIYKEVTKHD; encoded by the coding sequence ATGAAAATTTTGATTACATCCGGTGGAACGACAGAAGCTATTGATTCTGTTCGTGGTATCACCAATCACTCAACTGGAAGACTAGGGAAAATCATTGCCGAAACCTTCTTAAATCAAGGTCATGAGGTGACTCTAGTCACTACTAAACATGCTGTCAAACCAGAAAGTCATTCTCAGTTATCACTTAGAATTATTTCCTCCGTTGCTAACTTACATTCTGCTTTAGAAGAATTAGTCCCTCAGCATGATGTTCTTATCCATGCGATGGCTGTATCTGACTATACACCGGTTTATATGACAGATCTGGATGAACTAAAAAATACTTCTGATATTGCTCAGCTTTTAGAAAAGACAAATACTGAAAGTAAGATTTCGTCAGCGTCTGACTACCAAGTTTTATTCTTGAAAAAAACACCTAAACTGATCTCACAGGTTAAAGTGTGGCATCCAAAAATCAAGTTGGTAGGATTTAAATTGTTAGTAGATGTGTCCAAAGAAGAATTGGTATCGGTTGCGCGTGAGAGCCTTAGAAAAAACAAGGCTGATTTCATCTTAGCCAATGATCTCAGTCAGATTACTACTGATCGCCACCAGGCTTGGTTGGTCGGACAAGATTCTATCCAAGAAGCTCAAACGAAAGATAGCATTGCTAAGCTAATCTATAAAGAGGTGACTAAACATGACTAA
- a CDS encoding formate--tetrahydrofolate ligase, with protein MKSDIEIAQSVELKPITDIVEKVGIGFDDIELYGKYKAKLSFDKIKEVQSNEPGKLILVTAINPTPAGEGKSTMSIGLADALNKIGKKTMIALREPSLGPVMGIKGGAAGGGYAQVLPMEDINLHFTGDMHAITTANNALAALLDNHLQQGNDLQIDQRRVIWKRVVDLNDRALRQVIVGLGSPVNGIPREDGFDITVASEIMAILCLATDLKDLKKRLANIVVAYDVNRKPVYVRDLKVEGALALILKDAIKPNLVQTIYGTPALVHGGPFANIAHGCNSVLATTTALHLADYTVTEAGFGADLGAEKFLDIKTPNLPKSPDAVVIVATLRALKMHGGVAKSDLSEENVAAVRAGFKNLKRHVENIRQYGIPAVVAINQFVADTEAEIATLKELCQELDVPVELASVWADGADGGVDLAKTLVETIDKGQANYQRLYNDEDSLEEKARKIVTKVYGGKDVHFGPKAKTQLKQFAEFGWDKLPICMAKTQYSFSDNPALLGAPEDFDVTIREFVPKTGAGFIVALTGDVMTMPGLPKQPAALNMDVLEDGTAVGLF; from the coding sequence ATGAAATCTGATATCGAAATTGCTCAAAGCGTTGAACTGAAACCTATCACTGACATTGTCGAAAAAGTTGGGATTGGGTTTGATGATATTGAACTTTATGGAAAATACAAGGCTAAATTATCCTTCGATAAAATCAAAGAAGTCCAATCAAATGAACCCGGAAAATTAATTTTGGTGACTGCGATTAACCCAACACCAGCAGGCGAAGGGAAATCAACCATGTCTATCGGACTTGCAGATGCTCTCAATAAAATTGGTAAGAAAACAATGATTGCCCTTCGTGAACCATCACTTGGTCCGGTTATGGGGATTAAAGGTGGAGCCGCAGGTGGTGGATATGCCCAAGTTCTTCCAATGGAAGATATCAACCTTCACTTTACAGGTGATATGCACGCTATTACAACAGCTAATAATGCTTTGGCTGCACTTTTAGATAACCATCTCCAACAAGGCAATGACCTTCAAATCGACCAACGCCGTGTGATTTGGAAGCGCGTGGTTGACCTTAACGATCGCGCTCTTCGTCAAGTTATTGTTGGCTTAGGTAGCCCAGTTAATGGTATCCCACGTGAAGACGGTTTTGATATTACAGTTGCTTCTGAAATCATGGCTATTCTCTGCTTGGCGACTGATCTCAAGGACCTCAAAAAACGTCTTGCTAACATCGTAGTGGCTTACGATGTTAACCGTAAGCCAGTTTATGTACGAGACCTTAAAGTTGAAGGTGCCTTGGCTCTTATTCTTAAAGACGCTATCAAACCAAACTTGGTTCAAACCATTTACGGGACACCAGCACTTGTCCACGGTGGACCGTTCGCTAATATTGCTCATGGCTGTAATTCAGTTCTTGCGACAACAACAGCTCTACATTTAGCAGATTATACGGTGACAGAAGCTGGTTTTGGAGCTGATTTGGGAGCTGAAAAATTCCTTGATATTAAGACACCAAACCTTCCAAAATCACCAGATGCCGTAGTTATCGTTGCGACTCTTCGTGCTTTAAAGATGCACGGTGGAGTAGCTAAGTCTGACTTGTCAGAAGAAAATGTTGCCGCTGTTCGTGCTGGATTTAAAAATCTTAAACGTCACGTTGAAAACATTCGTCAATATGGTATTCCAGCAGTTGTTGCTATCAATCAATTCGTTGCAGATACTGAAGCTGAAATTGCAACTCTTAAAGAACTTTGTCAAGAACTTGACGTACCAGTTGAGTTAGCTAGCGTTTGGGCTGACGGTGCTGATGGTGGTGTTGACCTTGCCAAAACACTTGTCGAAACAATCGATAAAGGTCAAGCAAATTACCAACGTCTCTACAATGATGAGGATAGCTTAGAAGAGAAAGCACGCAAAATTGTTACCAAAGTTTATGGCGGTAAAGACGTTCATTTTGGACCAAAAGCGAAAACGCAGCTCAAACAATTTGCTGAATTTGGCTGGGATAAATTACCAATCTGTATGGCTAAGACCCAGTATTCCTTCTCGGATAATCCAGCCTTGTTAGGTGCACCTGAGGACTTTGATGTCACCATTCGTGAATTTGTTCCAAAAACTGGTGCTGGTTTTATCGTTGCTTTGACAGGTGACGTTATGACCATGCCTGGTTTACCAAAACAACCAGCTGCGCTCAATATGGACGTTCTCGAAGACGGAACAGCAGTCGGATTATTTTAA
- a CDS encoding lipoate--protein ligase family protein, with protein MLSSLKLNIFGLYEDASKQTVHPFAWTDTFLRYINQHPEKMILHFWPMEKIVILGMLDRQVPYFEEGLQAIKSYGYQPIVRNIGGLGVISDEGVLNFSLILPNANQLSITDAYLLMVDMIRDMFCDFDAEIEHFEVPQSYCPGTFDLSIEGKKFAGIAQRRIKDSVVISIYLSVYGDQDFRGRLVKSFYDSGIQGQATTAKYPDIDPACMANLSELLETSFSIKEIQDRAIYALEKRGMAKHQLHLTPDLLTNYDKFLKQHLNRNLNTLS; from the coding sequence ATGCTCAGTTCCCTCAAGCTCAATATTTTTGGCCTCTATGAGGATGCTAGTAAACAAACTGTCCACCCCTTTGCTTGGACAGATACTTTCTTACGATATATTAATCAGCACCCCGAAAAGATGATTCTTCATTTTTGGCCTATGGAGAAAATCGTCATCCTAGGCATGTTAGATCGACAAGTTCCTTATTTTGAAGAAGGTCTCCAAGCCATTAAATCTTATGGTTACCAGCCGATTGTCAGAAATATCGGAGGACTTGGTGTTATTTCCGATGAAGGGGTTTTGAATTTTTCCTTGATTCTCCCCAATGCGAATCAATTATCGATAACGGATGCCTATCTTTTAATGGTGGATATGATTAGGGATATGTTTTGTGATTTTGACGCTGAGATTGAGCATTTTGAGGTGCCACAATCCTATTGCCCTGGAACTTTTGATTTGAGTATTGAGGGGAAAAAGTTTGCAGGAATTGCTCAAAGACGTATTAAAGATTCAGTTGTTATTTCCATTTACCTCAGTGTTTATGGAGACCAAGATTTTCGTGGTCGCTTGGTTAAATCCTTCTATGATAGTGGTATTCAAGGACAAGCGACGACGGCAAAATATCCTGATATCGACCCAGCTTGCATGGCTAATCTCTCAGAACTTTTAGAGACATCATTCAGCATTAAAGAGATTCAAGATAGAGCTATTTATGCTCTCGAAAAACGAGGTATGGCTAAACATCAACTTCATTTAACACCAGACTTGTTGACAAACTATGATAAATTTTTAAAACAACATCTGAACCGTAATCTAAACACTCTAAGCTGA
- a CDS encoding GNAT family N-acetyltransferase: MSLDIIETQRLLLRPFVMEDSQAMFDHWASHQDNVTYVTWPAHDNQEITKSIITSWINDERPGHYHWAIVDKTKQALIGNISIVDYEEKTKTAEIGYILGKAFWGQGYMTESLQAVISALFTETEVNRIQAVFDTGNPASGQVMKKAGMTYEGTLRQASINNRGLVDISIYAILKSDYLKEKNCND, encoded by the coding sequence ATGTCATTAGATATCATTGAAACTCAACGTCTTTTGTTAAGACCGTTTGTCATGGAGGATAGCCAAGCTATGTTTGATCATTGGGCTAGTCATCAAGATAACGTCACCTATGTGACTTGGCCTGCACATGATAACCAAGAGATCACTAAGTCCATCATCACTTCTTGGATAAATGACGAGCGCCCTGGTCATTATCACTGGGCTATTGTTGATAAAACGAAGCAAGCGTTAATCGGAAATATTTCTATCGTTGATTATGAAGAAAAAACTAAAACAGCAGAAATTGGCTATATCTTGGGAAAAGCTTTTTGGGGGCAAGGCTATATGACTGAATCTCTACAAGCTGTTATCTCAGCCTTATTTACAGAAACTGAGGTCAACCGCATTCAAGCTGTTTTTGATACGGGAAATCCTGCTTCTGGACAAGTCATGAAAAAAGCAGGGATGACCTATGAAGGCACGCTTAGACAAGCTTCTATCAATAACCGTGGTTTGGTTGACATTTCTATTTATGCTATTTTAAAATCAGATTACCTAAAGGAGAAGAATTGTAATGATTAG
- a CDS encoding aspartate-semialdehyde dehydrogenase: MGYTVAVVGATGAVGTQMIKMLEESTLPIEKVRYLSSSRSAGKVLQFKGQDVTVELTTEDSFDGVDIALFSAGGSTSAKFAPYAVKAGAVVVDNTSYFRQNPDVPLVVPEVNAHAMENHNGIIACPNCSTIQMMVALEPVRQKWGLERIIVSTYQAVSGAGQSAINETDHQLRQVLNDGLNPKDVTAEILPSGGDKKHYPIAFNALPQIDVFTDNDYTYEEMKMTKETKKIMADDRIAVSATCVRIPVLSAHSESVYIETAKVAPISEVKEAIANFPGVVLEDDVANQIYPQAVNAVGSRDTFVGRIRKDLDQENGIHMWVVSDNLLKGAAWNSVQIAETLHDKGLVRATDDLKFELK, from the coding sequence ATGGGATATACAGTTGCAGTTGTCGGTGCCACAGGTGCTGTCGGAACACAAATGATCAAGATGTTAGAAGAATCAACTTTACCAATCGAAAAGGTTCGCTACCTCTCATCTAGTCGTTCAGCAGGCAAGGTGCTTCAATTTAAGGGACAAGATGTAACTGTAGAGTTAACGACTGAAGATTCTTTTGACGGTGTCGATATCGCCCTCTTTTCAGCAGGTGGGTCAACTTCTGCTAAATTTGCACCATACGCTGTTAAAGCAGGAGCAGTTGTTGTTGACAACACTTCTTACTTTAGACAGAATCCAGATGTTCCCTTGGTTGTTCCTGAAGTTAATGCACACGCTATGGAAAATCATAATGGTATCATTGCCTGCCCTAACTGTTCAACCATTCAAATGATGGTAGCTCTAGAACCAGTTCGTCAAAAATGGGGCTTAGAGCGTATCATTGTTTCAACCTATCAAGCTGTATCAGGGGCGGGTCAATCAGCCATCAACGAAACTGACCATCAATTACGTCAAGTGCTTAATGATGGTCTTAACCCTAAAGATGTGACAGCAGAGATTCTTCCTTCTGGCGGTGATAAAAAGCACTACCCAATCGCTTTCAACGCTCTTCCACAAATCGACGTCTTTACCGATAATGATTACACTTATGAAGAGATGAAAATGACTAAGGAAACGAAAAAGATTATGGCAGATGATCGTATTGCAGTTTCTGCAACCTGCGTTCGTATTCCAGTTTTATCTGCTCATTCTGAGTCAGTCTATATTGAAACTGCAAAAGTAGCCCCTATTTCTGAAGTCAAAGAAGCTATTGCTAATTTCCCAGGTGTTGTTTTAGAAGATGATGTCGCTAATCAAATTTACCCCCAAGCAGTCAATGCAGTTGGCAGTCGTGATACTTTTGTCGGTCGAATCCGTAAAGATCTAGACCAAGAAAATGGGATTCATATGTGGGTGGTTTCAGATAACCTTCTCAAAGGAGCTGCTTGGAATTCTGTCCAGATCGCTGAAACCCTTCATGATAAAGGCCTTGTTCGTGCAACTGATGACCTTAAATTTGAATTGAAATAA
- a CDS encoding GNAT family N-acetyltransferase gives MIRSATIDDVNELLDIYAPYVEKTAITFEYTVPSFADFENRLKQTLLKFPYLVYQEDGNILGYAYASTYKDRAAYDWSCEVSIYVAEKARGKQIGTKLYDALEKELTDMGMKNFLACITYPNDASIAFHQKRGYEKVAHFTKIGYKFDKWHDMIWMQKRVEDKS, from the coding sequence ATGATTAGAAGTGCAACAATCGATGATGTTAATGAACTCTTAGATATTTATGCTCCTTATGTTGAAAAAACAGCCATTACCTTTGAATATACTGTTCCCAGTTTTGCTGATTTTGAAAATCGACTGAAGCAAACCTTGCTAAAATTCCCTTATCTCGTCTACCAAGAGGATGGCAACATTTTAGGATATGCTTATGCTAGCACCTACAAAGATCGCGCAGCTTATGACTGGTCTTGTGAGGTATCTATTTATGTCGCTGAGAAGGCACGTGGTAAGCAAATTGGCACAAAGTTGTATGATGCTTTAGAAAAAGAGCTGACAGATATGGGCATGAAGAACTTTTTAGCTTGTATCACCTATCCTAATGATGCTAGTATTGCCTTTCATCAAAAGCGTGGTTATGAAAAGGTTGCCCACTTTACTAAAATTGGTTATAAGTTTGATAAATGGCACGATATGATTTGGATGCAAAAACGAGTTGAGGATAAATCATAA